The DNA segment AATGTATGAAAAATGTTAACAAAAGCATGGATGGCGAAACCAGATCTCTGGAGTGGAAGTCTTTTCTTATTATATCCGTGGTTCTGTTTCCTGTTTTAAGCGTTGCCCTAGTCGGCGGTTACGGATTTTTAATTTGGTTTATGCAAGTCTTTTTCATGGGGCCTCCGGGCATTCACGGTTAATACTTTTCTCCTTTTAAACACTCAATTTTTAGAGAACCAAATATGATTGCCTTAATTAAAAAACTTTGGACAACCATGACGCGACCAGCGTT comes from the Vibrio sp. DW001 genome and includes:
- the torE gene encoding trimethylamine N-oxide reductase system protein TorE; translation: MKNVNKSMDGETRSLEWKSFLIISVVLFPVLSVALVGGYGFLIWFMQVFFMGPPGIHG